The genomic DNA GACCATTTTCAGGTCCTGGTGATCAGTTCCGACTTCTCCGGCAAGACGATGGTCGAGCAGCACCAGATGGTTTATCGGGCCCTAGGCGACCTGATGAAGGAGGCCATCCATGCCCTGGCCCTCAAGACCTATACCCCGGAGCAATGGAAGAACGCCTAAGCTTAAGACGACGAGGAGACCCTATGTCCGACGTTCAACAAGAAATCG from bacterium includes the following:
- a CDS encoding BolA family transcriptional regulator, with the translated sequence MMHPEEVQKVLAAAFPSGQVEVQDMTGTMDHFQVLVISSDFSGKTMVEQHQMVYRALGDLMKEAIHALALKTYTPEQWKNA